A single region of the Winslowiella toletana genome encodes:
- the thiM gene encoding hydroxyethylthiazole kinase, with product MNLQPEPVSGASVAQSLSLFRQHAPLVHCMTNDVVQTFTANVLLALGASPAMVVDAEEAAQFSAIADGLLVNVGTLTRDRAQAMLAAIDAANQSQKPWTLDPVAVGGLTFRSEFCQRLLQRRPAAIRGNASEILALAQHAVSGRGVDSLHDSASAIAAAKQLAQVSGAVVAVTGAVDYVTDGTRTLSVAGGSPLMTRVVGTGCALSAVVAGFAALPGERIHHVASACRVISAAGERAAAVANGPGSFIPAFLDALYQLDKDEWL from the coding sequence ATGAATCTTCAACCTGAGCCTGTTTCTGGCGCGTCCGTCGCCCAATCCCTCTCTCTGTTTCGTCAGCATGCGCCACTGGTGCACTGTATGACTAACGACGTGGTGCAAACCTTTACCGCTAATGTGCTGCTGGCTCTGGGAGCGTCACCGGCGATGGTCGTCGATGCTGAAGAAGCCGCGCAGTTCAGCGCTATCGCTGATGGCCTGTTAGTCAACGTTGGCACCTTAACCCGCGACCGCGCGCAGGCAATGCTGGCGGCCATTGATGCTGCTAATCAGTCACAGAAACCCTGGACGCTGGACCCGGTCGCCGTGGGTGGCCTGACTTTCCGCAGTGAATTTTGCCAGCGTTTGTTGCAACGGCGACCGGCGGCGATTCGCGGTAATGCCTCTGAAATTCTGGCGCTGGCGCAGCATGCCGTCAGCGGTCGCGGCGTCGATAGCTTACACGATTCCGCGTCAGCGATTGCGGCGGCAAAGCAGCTGGCGCAGGTCAGTGGCGCAGTGGTGGCGGTAACCGGTGCGGTGGATTACGTCACTGACGGCACACGCACGCTGAGTGTTGCCGGTGGCTCGCCGCTCATGACTCGGGTGGTCGGCACCGGCTGTGCGCTTTCTGCGGTAGTGGCGGGGTTTGCCGCGCTGCCCGGCGAGCGGATTCACCACGTTGCCAGTGCCTGCCGGGTGATTTCTGCTGCCGGAGAGCGTGCTGCGGCAGTGGCAAATGGGCCGGGAAGCTTTATTCCCGCTTTTCTTGATGCACTCTATCAACTTGATAAGGATGAATGGCTATGA
- a CDS encoding RcnB family protein produces the protein MAKTKIMLLATLLATTSVCFAAPAVVTPGAEKPSYEITEFTADFIHYTLGDTAPALYRSDKYQIKQWQVRNLPAPDAGSHWTYMGSNYVLISDSDGKMLKAYDGNIFYQR, from the coding sequence ATGGCTAAAACAAAAATAATGCTGCTGGCAACGCTGCTGGCGACCACCAGCGTCTGTTTCGCGGCACCGGCGGTGGTGACGCCTGGCGCGGAAAAACCGTCGTATGAAATCACCGAATTTACCGCTGACTTTATCCATTACACCCTTGGTGACACCGCTCCGGCGCTCTATCGCAGTGATAAATATCAGATAAAACAGTGGCAGGTGCGTAATCTGCCAGCGCCGGATGCCGGCAGTCACTGGACCTATATGGGATCGAATTACGTACTGATTAGCGACAGCGACGGAAAAATGCTGAAAGCTTACGATGGCAATATTTTCTATCAACGCTGA
- the apbC gene encoding iron-sulfur cluster carrier protein ApbC, which translates to MNSRSQGPHSPDTLRAMVMGVLTAFEHPTLQRNLTSLKALHHVALMDNTLHIELVMPFAWQSGFELLKEQCSADLLRITGASAINWRLRHDIATLKRVKNHAGVNGVKNIIAVSSGKGGVGKSSTAVNLALALIAEGASVGILDADIYGPSVPNMLGTEDQRPTSPDGTHMAPIMAHGLATNSIGYLVTDDNAMVWRGPMASKALMQLLNETLWPELDYLILDMPPGTGDIQLTLAQNVPVTGALVVTTPQDIALIDARKGIVMFEKVQVPVLGVVENMSMHICSNCGHHEAIFGSGGAQQLVERYDTRLLSQLPLHITLREDLDSGVPTVVRRPDSDFTALYRQLAGAVAAQLYWQGEVIPGDIAFRAL; encoded by the coding sequence ATGAATTCACGATCCCAAGGTCCACACTCCCCTGACACCCTGCGCGCCATGGTGATGGGGGTGCTGACCGCATTTGAACATCCGACGCTACAGCGCAATCTGACCAGCCTGAAAGCGCTACATCATGTGGCACTGATGGATAACACGCTGCATATCGAGCTGGTGATGCCGTTTGCCTGGCAAAGTGGTTTCGAGCTGCTGAAAGAGCAATGCAGTGCTGATCTATTGCGCATTACCGGTGCCAGCGCGATTAACTGGCGTCTGCGTCACGATATCGCCACGCTGAAGCGGGTTAAAAATCATGCCGGCGTTAACGGTGTGAAAAACATTATCGCCGTCAGCTCCGGCAAAGGCGGGGTGGGTAAATCCAGCACCGCGGTGAATCTGGCGCTGGCGCTGATTGCTGAAGGGGCCAGCGTTGGAATCCTTGATGCCGATATCTACGGACCTTCGGTGCCAAATATGCTCGGCACTGAAGATCAGCGGCCTACTTCGCCCGATGGCACCCACATGGCACCGATTATGGCGCATGGACTGGCGACTAACTCGATTGGCTATTTAGTCACTGATGACAATGCCATGGTCTGGCGCGGCCCGATGGCCAGCAAAGCATTGATGCAGCTGCTGAATGAGACGCTGTGGCCGGAACTGGATTATCTGATTCTGGATATGCCGCCGGGTACCGGTGATATCCAGCTGACGCTGGCGCAAAATGTGCCGGTGACCGGTGCGTTGGTCGTGACCACTCCGCAGGATATTGCACTGATTGATGCGCGCAAGGGCATCGTGATGTTCGAAAAAGTGCAGGTTCCGGTGCTGGGCGTGGTGGAAAATATGAGTATGCATATTTGCAGCAACTGCGGTCATCACGAAGCGATTTTCGGCAGCGGCGGCGCGCAGCAGCTGGTGGAACGCTATGATACCCGCCTGTTAAGTCAGCTCCCGTTGCATATCACGTTACGTGAAGATCTGGATAGCGGTGTGCCGACGGTAGTACGCCGTCCGGACAGTGACTTTACCGCGCTGTATCGCCAGCTGGCGGGCGCAGTAGCGGCGCAGCTTTACTGGCAGGGTGAGGTGATTCCAGGGGATATTGCTTTCCGGGCTTTATAA
- a CDS encoding MFS transporter — protein MFKNLRWTIVLLLFLVYMINYLDRVALSLTVPMIEKDLLLNAEQFGMIFGSFFFGYALFNFIGGLATDKYGPTLVLGVAVGMWSLFCGLTAVATGFWSMLILRVLFGMAEGPICASANKAINGWFPKKQAATAMGFLSAGSPLGGAVAGPIVGYLALSFGWRPAFMIICSIGIVWMVFWFFIASDNPAKSRLVSAKERELIDQLKQEPISAEQDLAQAAHGLGYYLRQPVILVTAFAFFCYNYILFFFLSWFPAYLVQAHNLDIKSMSITTMIPWIVGFVGLALGGLISDKIFKITGRLLLSRKIVLVVSLLAAAICVALAGTVQGVTSAVVLMSVSIFFLYITGAIYWAIIQDVVHKSRVGGISGFIHLIGSISGIIGPIATGYIVQNTGKFDSAFVLAGVIAALGAVLVLVLIKSPKASTDTVSV, from the coding sequence ATGTTCAAGAACCTGCGCTGGACAATCGTACTGCTGTTATTTCTGGTCTACATGATCAACTACCTCGATCGTGTCGCCCTGTCGCTGACCGTACCGATGATTGAAAAAGATCTGCTGCTGAATGCCGAACAGTTCGGCATGATCTTTGGCAGCTTCTTCTTCGGTTATGCGCTGTTTAACTTTATTGGCGGCCTCGCTACCGATAAATATGGCCCGACGCTGGTACTCGGCGTCGCGGTCGGCATGTGGTCACTGTTTTGCGGCCTGACGGCGGTTGCCACCGGTTTCTGGTCGATGCTGATTCTGCGCGTGCTGTTCGGGATGGCGGAAGGCCCGATATGCGCCTCAGCGAATAAAGCGATTAATGGCTGGTTCCCGAAAAAACAGGCGGCAACGGCGATGGGCTTTCTCAGCGCCGGTTCACCGCTCGGCGGCGCGGTCGCCGGGCCGATTGTTGGCTATCTGGCGCTCTCCTTTGGCTGGCGTCCGGCGTTTATGATTATCTGCTCAATTGGTATCGTCTGGATGGTGTTCTGGTTCTTTATCGCATCGGATAATCCGGCTAAAAGTCGGCTGGTTTCGGCAAAAGAGCGCGAACTGATCGACCAGCTGAAACAAGAGCCAATCAGTGCCGAGCAGGATTTAGCGCAGGCGGCTCATGGCCTTGGTTACTATCTGCGCCAGCCGGTGATTCTGGTCACCGCCTTCGCCTTCTTCTGCTACAACTACATCCTGTTTTTCTTCCTCAGCTGGTTTCCGGCTTATCTGGTGCAGGCGCACAATCTCGATATCAAGTCGATGAGCATTACCACCATGATCCCATGGATCGTTGGCTTTGTTGGGCTGGCACTGGGCGGACTGATTTCCGACAAGATCTTCAAAATTACCGGCAGGCTACTGCTGTCGAGAAAAATTGTGCTGGTCGTCTCGTTGCTGGCGGCGGCAATTTGTGTGGCGCTGGCTGGTACGGTACAAGGGGTGACTTCCGCAGTGGTGCTGATGTCGGTATCAATCTTTTTCCTGTATATCACCGGCGCCATCTACTGGGCGATTATTCAGGACGTGGTACATAAAAGTCGCGTCGGCGGTATTAGTGGTTTTATCCATCTTATCGGCAGTATTTCCGGCATTATCGGCCCGATCGCGACCGGCTATATCGTGCAGAATACCGGTAAATTCGACAGCGCATTTGTGCTGGCAGGGGTGATTGCCGCGCTGGGTGCCGTGCTGGTTCTGGTGCTGATTAAAAGCCCGAAAGCCTCCACTGATACGGTTTCGGTCTGA
- the thiD gene encoding bifunctional hydroxymethylpyrimidine kinase/phosphomethylpyrimidine kinase: protein MKRINALTIAGTDPSGGAGIQADLKAFSALGAYGASVITALVAQNTRGVQSVYRIEPEFVGAQLDSVLSDVRIDSAKIGMLAECDIVDVVADRLQQAALPWVILDTVMLAKSGDPLLSVKAIDTMRQRLLPQVSLITPNIPEAAALLDCRMARNEHEMQAQGRAMLELGCQAVLMKGGHLGEHESPDWLFTADLEQRFTAPRVATRHTHGTGCSLSAALAALRPRHESWPATVEVAKHWLQGALEHADSLEVGGGIGPVHHFYRWW, encoded by the coding sequence ATGAAAAGGATTAACGCTCTGACAATTGCCGGTACCGATCCCAGCGGCGGCGCAGGGATTCAGGCCGACCTGAAGGCGTTTTCGGCACTGGGTGCTTATGGTGCCAGCGTGATTACCGCGCTGGTGGCGCAAAATACCCGTGGTGTGCAGTCAGTTTATCGTATCGAGCCGGAGTTCGTCGGCGCGCAGCTGGATTCGGTGCTGTCGGATGTGCGTATCGACAGCGCTAAAATCGGCATGCTGGCGGAGTGCGATATTGTTGATGTGGTGGCCGATCGTTTACAACAGGCGGCGCTGCCGTGGGTGATACTGGATACCGTGATGCTGGCAAAAAGTGGCGATCCGCTGCTGTCGGTAAAAGCGATTGATACTATGCGTCAGCGTTTATTGCCGCAGGTTTCCCTGATTACGCCGAATATCCCCGAGGCAGCGGCACTGCTGGATTGCCGCATGGCGCGCAACGAGCATGAGATGCAGGCGCAAGGGCGTGCGATGCTGGAGCTGGGCTGCCAGGCGGTACTGATGAAAGGCGGCCATCTCGGCGAGCACGAAAGTCCGGACTGGCTGTTCACCGCCGATCTTGAGCAGCGCTTTACCGCACCGCGTGTGGCAACGCGTCATACCCACGGCACCGGTTGTAGCCTGTCAGCGGCGCTGGCAGCGCTGCGCCCGCGCCATGAAAGCTGGCCAGCCACGGTTGAAGTAGCCAAACACTGGCTGCAGGGCGCGCTGGAACATGCGGATTCGCTGGAAGTGGGCGGCGGCATTGGGCCAGTACACCATTTTTACCGCTGGTGGTAG
- a CDS encoding mannitol dehydrogenase family protein — protein MFSAELLPNYDRSALRTRIVHIGFGAFHRAHQALCSDLLASDHHSDWGICEVNLNSGELITALRAQSLLYSVTEMTDDSLSTRLIGVVTHALHAQGDGIDAVIEAMSQPDVAIISMTVTEKGYCHQPASGQLNLQHPSIQHDISQPDTPVSLPGLIVAAIKRRRQRGLAPFSVMSCDNMPENGQVTRQVVMQLAQQQDAALAKYIAEHIAFPSTMVDRIVPAMTPETLSTLSDKLGCRDEVAVVCEPFFQWVIEDKFVSGRPAWEKAGAELVADVLPFEQMKLRMLNGSHSFLAYLGYLAGYQHISDCMADENYLIAARRLMLAEQAPTLTITQVDLPAYADSLITRYQNRAIKHRTYQIASDGSQKLPQRWLDSIRWHLNNGSDFDLLALGVAGWMRYVSGVDEQGAAIIINDPLKEQLAQCVASTPDGPARVQALLALEAIFGRDLAASPLVAARIGEFYHQLQTQGARETVRQMISHD, from the coding sequence ATGTTCTCCGCTGAACTGCTCCCGAACTATGACCGCTCCGCGCTGCGCACCCGCATCGTCCATATCGGTTTTGGTGCCTTTCATCGCGCCCACCAGGCGCTGTGCAGCGACCTGCTGGCCAGCGATCATCACAGCGACTGGGGTATTTGCGAAGTAAACCTCAACAGCGGCGAGCTGATTACCGCCCTGCGCGCGCAGTCGCTGTTGTACAGCGTGACCGAAATGACTGATGACAGCCTGTCGACCCGGCTGATTGGCGTGGTAACCCATGCGCTGCACGCGCAGGGCGACGGCATTGACGCCGTTATTGAAGCGATGAGCCAGCCGGATGTGGCGATTATCTCCATGACGGTAACGGAAAAAGGCTACTGTCATCAGCCGGCCAGCGGCCAGCTGAATCTGCAACATCCTTCAATTCAGCATGATATCAGCCAGCCCGATACGCCGGTGTCGCTGCCCGGCCTGATTGTTGCGGCGATTAAACGCCGTCGCCAGCGCGGTTTGGCACCGTTCAGCGTGATGTCCTGTGACAATATGCCGGAAAACGGTCAGGTGACTCGCCAGGTCGTGATGCAACTGGCGCAGCAGCAGGATGCTGCGCTGGCAAAATACATCGCTGAACATATAGCCTTTCCGTCCACGATGGTCGACCGCATTGTACCGGCGATGACGCCAGAAACCTTAAGCACGCTGAGCGACAAACTGGGCTGTCGCGATGAGGTTGCCGTGGTCTGTGAACCGTTTTTTCAGTGGGTAATTGAAGACAAATTTGTCAGTGGCCGCCCGGCGTGGGAAAAGGCCGGCGCAGAGCTGGTCGCCGACGTGCTGCCGTTTGAACAGATGAAACTGCGGATGTTGAATGGCAGCCACTCTTTTCTCGCCTACCTCGGCTATCTGGCGGGTTATCAGCATATCAGCGACTGCATGGCAGATGAAAACTACCTGATCGCTGCCCGCCGGTTGATGCTGGCCGAACAGGCACCGACGCTCACTATTACTCAAGTTGATCTGCCCGCTTATGCGGATTCACTGATAACCCGTTACCAGAACCGGGCGATTAAACACCGCACTTATCAGATTGCCAGCGATGGCAGCCAGAAGTTGCCGCAGCGCTGGCTCGACAGTATCCGCTGGCATCTGAACAACGGCAGTGATTTTGACCTGCTGGCGCTGGGCGTGGCGGGCTGGATGCGCTATGTCAGCGGCGTCGATGAACAAGGTGCCGCCATCATCATCAACGACCCGTTAAAAGAACAATTAGCTCAATGTGTTGCCAGCACGCCGGATGGCCCGGCGCGCGTTCAGGCACTGCTGGCACTGGAGGCGATTTTCGGCCGCGATCTGGCGGCCAGTCCACTGGTGGCAGCCCGCATCGGCGAGTTCTATCATCAGCTGCAAACCCAGGGTGCCAGAGAGACGGTAAGGCAGATGATTAGCCACGATTAA
- the mltB gene encoding lytic murein transglycosylase B, with product MRSFVTLLPVITLLAACSSKPTPPETPASGNPFRGDVKGGFVLEPSHAVHPLGGDFAGNPATERFINNMVSKHGFDRQQLHDVLAQTKRLDYVLRLMDRQAPSYGPPTGPNGAWIRYRNKFITPDNVQNGVAFWHQHQDALTRAYQVYGVPPEIIVGIIGVETRWGRVMGKTRIIDALATLSFAYPRRAEYFSGELETFLLMARKEQKDPLDLRGSYAGAMGYGQFMPSSFKDYAVDFNGDGHINLWDPVDAIGSVANYFKQHGWQSNQSIAIPASGQAPGLETGFKTRYSPATLAAAGLQPQVPLQNNQQVSLLRFDMGKSWQYWYGLPNFYVITRYNHSNHYAMAVWQLGEAVALAR from the coding sequence ATGCGTTCTTTTGTCACGTTGTTACCAGTAATCACTTTACTGGCTGCCTGTAGCAGCAAACCGACCCCGCCAGAAACGCCGGCATCAGGTAACCCTTTCCGTGGCGATGTAAAGGGCGGTTTTGTCCTCGAACCCTCGCATGCGGTTCATCCCTTAGGCGGTGATTTTGCCGGCAATCCGGCAACCGAGCGCTTTATCAATAATATGGTCAGTAAGCACGGCTTCGATCGCCAGCAGCTGCATGATGTACTGGCGCAAACCAAACGCCTCGATTATGTGCTGCGGCTGATGGATCGTCAGGCACCCAGCTATGGGCCACCAACCGGCCCGAACGGGGCGTGGATCCGCTATCGCAATAAATTCATCACCCCGGATAACGTGCAAAACGGCGTAGCATTCTGGCATCAGCATCAGGATGCCCTGACGCGAGCCTACCAGGTGTATGGGGTGCCGCCGGAGATTATCGTCGGTATTATTGGTGTTGAAACGCGCTGGGGACGTGTGATGGGCAAAACCCGCATCATTGATGCGCTGGCGACGCTGTCATTTGCCTATCCACGGCGCGCAGAATACTTCAGCGGTGAGCTGGAAACCTTTTTGCTGATGGCGCGTAAAGAGCAGAAAGATCCGCTGGATCTGCGCGGCTCTTACGCCGGAGCGATGGGCTACGGCCAGTTTATGCCGTCATCGTTTAAAGACTATGCGGTAGATTTTAATGGTGATGGTCATATCAATCTGTGGGATCCGGTAGATGCCATTGGCAGCGTGGCTAACTACTTTAAACAGCACGGCTGGCAGAGCAACCAGTCAATCGCGATTCCGGCCAGTGGCCAGGCGCCAGGGCTGGAAACCGGCTTTAAAACGCGCTACAGCCCGGCAACACTGGCCGCTGCTGGCCTGCAACCGCAGGTGCCGTTGCAAAACAATCAACAGGTGAGTTTACTGCGTTTTGATATGGGTAAAAGCTGGCAGTACTGGTATGGCTTGCCAAACTTTTATGTGATTACCCGTTATAACCACAGTAACCATTATGCGATGGCGGTCTGGCAGTTGGGTGAGGCCGTGGCGCTGGCGCGCTAG
- the fbaB gene encoding class I fructose-bisphosphate aldolase, protein MTDIVQLLGKEADQLLQHRCMTIPAESLYLPGADYVDRVMIDNNRSPVVLRNMQTLYNTGRLAGSGYLSILPVDQGVEHSAAASFAANPLYFDPKNIVELAIEAGCNCVASTYGVLASVSRRYAHRIPFLVKLNHNETLSYPTQYDQTLYASVEQAFNLGAVAVGATIYFGSEQSRRQIEEISAAFERAHELGMVTVLWAYLRNNAFKKDGTDYHASADLTGQANHLAATIGADIVKQKMAENNGGYQAVNFGYTDERVYSKLTSENPIDLVRYQLANCYMGRAGLINSGGAASGDTDIAESVRTAVINKRAGGMGLILGRKAFKKSMKEGVALINAVQDVYLSKDVTIA, encoded by the coding sequence ATGACGGACATCGTACAGTTATTGGGTAAAGAAGCTGATCAACTTCTGCAACATCGCTGCATGACCATTCCAGCCGAAAGCCTGTATTTACCCGGCGCGGATTATGTCGATCGCGTAATGATCGATAACAACCGTTCTCCAGTCGTGTTACGCAATATGCAAACGTTGTACAACACCGGGCGCCTGGCAGGCAGCGGCTATCTGTCGATTTTGCCCGTTGATCAGGGAGTAGAGCATTCGGCGGCGGCCTCGTTTGCGGCTAATCCGCTCTATTTTGACCCCAAAAATATTGTTGAACTGGCGATTGAAGCCGGTTGTAACTGTGTGGCTTCCACCTATGGCGTGCTGGCCTCGGTATCGCGCCGCTATGCGCACCGCATCCCGTTTTTGGTCAAGCTGAATCACAATGAGACGCTAAGTTATCCGACCCAGTACGACCAGACGCTGTACGCCAGCGTCGAGCAGGCGTTTAACCTCGGCGCGGTTGCCGTCGGTGCCACTATCTATTTCGGTTCTGAACAGTCGCGCCGCCAGATTGAAGAGATCTCTGCCGCTTTTGAACGTGCGCATGAGCTGGGAATGGTTACCGTACTGTGGGCCTATCTGCGTAATAACGCGTTTAAAAAAGACGGCACTGATTATCACGCCAGTGCGGATCTCACCGGGCAGGCCAACCATCTGGCGGCAACGATTGGCGCAGATATCGTCAAGCAGAAAATGGCGGAAAATAACGGCGGTTATCAGGCGGTCAATTTCGGCTATACCGATGAGCGCGTTTACAGCAAACTGACCAGTGAAAATCCGATTGATCTGGTACGTTACCAGTTAGCCAACTGCTACATGGGCCGTGCCGGACTGATTAACTCCGGTGGCGCGGCTTCCGGTGATACCGATATCGCCGAGTCGGTGCGGACGGCGGTGATCAATAAACGTGCCGGTGGAATGGGGCTGATTCTGGGACGTAAAGCATTTAAGAAGTCGATGAAAGAGGGCGTAGCGCTAATTAATGCGGTACAGGATGTCTATCTGTCGAAAGATGTGACTATCGCTTAA
- a CDS encoding GNAT family N-acetyltransferase, whose amino-acid sequence MHIRPFTETDRPFLRTLFLAARKASWHWLNSSDWRLEDFDAITLGETVLVAEQNGHRLGFAALLDNDNFLHSLFVAPDAQRQGVGSALLHAVQQRFSSTGALKCLAANQAACKFYQQHGWKVISRGDSPQGEYLLMHFVLP is encoded by the coding sequence GTGCATATTCGCCCCTTTACCGAAACCGACCGCCCGTTTTTACGCACCTTGTTTTTAGCCGCACGTAAGGCCAGCTGGCACTGGCTGAACAGCAGTGACTGGCGGCTGGAAGATTTTGATGCGATTACGCTGGGGGAAACGGTTCTGGTGGCTGAACAAAATGGCCATCGACTCGGTTTTGCTGCGCTGTTGGACAACGATAATTTCCTGCACAGCCTATTTGTTGCGCCGGATGCCCAGCGCCAGGGCGTTGGCAGCGCATTACTGCATGCGGTGCAACAGCGCTTTAGCTCGACCGGCGCCCTGAAATGTCTGGCGGCAAATCAGGCGGCGTGCAAATTTTACCAGCAGCACGGCTGGAAAGTGATTTCCCGCGGCGACAGTCCGCAGGGAGAGTATCTGTTGATGCACTTTGTTTTGCCCTAA
- a CDS encoding GntR family transcriptional regulator codes for MSLPYIITASEPVNQQIYRFLRQDIVTCAIHPGALLSEKEVSTRFNVSRQPVREAFIKLAEAGLVQVLPQRGTFVRKISAQRVADGRFIREAVEVAVVRRAAAQADPAALAELEHNLQLQRLAAQRHDSQAFLLLDDEFHRLIAQSIRCELAWETVENIKATMDRVRFLTLSEVSPPESLIEQHQQIYQAIVDGDADAAENALRRHLQQMIFSITPIAEQNSDWFEQP; via the coding sequence ATGTCGCTACCCTACATTATTACTGCCAGCGAACCGGTTAATCAGCAGATTTACCGCTTTTTGCGCCAGGACATTGTCACCTGCGCCATTCATCCCGGCGCGTTGCTGTCTGAGAAAGAGGTCTCCACCCGCTTTAATGTCTCACGCCAGCCGGTGCGGGAAGCATTTATTAAACTGGCAGAGGCCGGGCTGGTGCAGGTACTGCCGCAACGCGGCACCTTTGTGCGCAAAATTTCGGCGCAGCGCGTTGCCGATGGCCGTTTTATTCGTGAGGCGGTTGAAGTGGCGGTAGTCCGTCGCGCGGCAGCACAAGCCGATCCCGCAGCCTTAGCCGAGCTGGAACACAATTTACAGCTACAGCGGCTGGCGGCTCAGCGCCATGACAGCCAGGCATTTTTACTGCTGGATGATGAATTTCACCGGCTGATTGCACAAAGCATTCGCTGTGAACTGGCGTGGGAGACGGTAGAAAATATCAAAGCAACCATGGATCGCGTGCGCTTTCTGACGCTGAGTGAAGTGTCGCCACCGGAAAGTTTAATCGAACAGCATCAGCAGATTTATCAGGCTATTGTCGATGGCGATGCCGATGCCGCCGAAAATGCTCTGCGCCGCCACTTACAACAGATGATTTTCTCGATTACGCCGATTGCCGAACAGAACAGCGACTGGTTCGAACAGCCTTAA